One Brachyspira pilosicoli P43/6/78 genomic window carries:
- a CDS encoding glycosyltransferase gives MKKLGILLCSTANQIFAVGNVLIGLKKHFSLPEDEYDVILYIDKDMPKRNEKALKKIYKNIIINNFNKIFSNEYSQSNAIRYFTIMAHARYEAFDLLNEYDKVLYLDTDVIIQKDIIEILDMNEHDMYAAFEKIPIRMNLENKNFITISDKELKYNIEKIVFNSGVLLFNKKMIKNKNGIKEWCYNKSDEWKAADQIILNLMVQEFNVDIADFTDKYNRYVLDNLEDAIIIHSYTWNLKFWDGIYNKDWEENNKVWISFGGLKYKQKFKKKIINSIVWWIPNKSLRDKVRSYFYQKNYIR, from the coding sequence TCTTTTATGTTCAACTGCAAATCAAATATTTGCTGTAGGAAATGTTTTAATAGGATTAAAAAAGCATTTTTCACTTCCTGAAGATGAATATGATGTTATATTGTATATTGATAAAGATATGCCTAAAAGAAATGAAAAAGCATTGAAAAAGATATATAAAAATATTATTATAAATAATTTTAATAAAATTTTTAGTAATGAATATAGTCAGTCTAATGCTATAAGGTATTTTACAATTATGGCCCATGCTAGATATGAGGCTTTTGATTTACTTAATGAATATGATAAAGTATTATATTTAGATACAGATGTAATAATACAAAAAGATATAATAGAAATATTAGATATGAATGAACATGATATGTATGCGGCTTTTGAAAAAATACCTATAAGAATGAATTTAGAAAATAAAAATTTTATAACAATATCTGATAAAGAATTAAAATATAATATAGAGAAAATTGTATTTAATTCTGGAGTACTACTTTTTAATAAAAAAATGATTAAAAATAAAAATGGAATAAAAGAATGGTGCTATAATAAATCAGATGAATGGAAAGCTGCCGATCAAATAATATTAAATTTGATGGTTCAGGAATTTAATGTTGATATTGCCGATTTTACTGATAAATATAATAGATATGTATTAGATAATCTTGAAGATGCTATTATAATTCATTCATATACTTGGAATTTAAAATTTTGGGATGGAATATATAATAAAGATTGGGAAGAAAATAATAAAGTATGGATTTCTTTTGGTGGATTAAAATATAAACAGAAATTTAAAAAAAAGATTATCAATTCTATAGTTTGGTGGATTCCAAATAAAAGCTTGAGAGATAAAGTTAGAAGTTATTTTTATCAAAAAAATTATATTAGATAG
- a CDS encoding BspA family leucine-rich repeat surface protein, with protein MKKYKPTTKEELKRLVFTNNGIKLGDIDTSLITDMSDLFNESKRKDFDGIEEWDTSNVENMSYMFAYMHYNVLGQYSMTEFNSNLNNWNVSKVKNMIYMFAGCTYFNQPLNKWDVSNVENMSGMFFGAKKFNQPLNNWNVSKVKDMSDMFHNCEAFNKPLDKWDVSNVKDMSNMFNVALKFNQNINNWNVSNVEDLSKTFRYCKAFDQPLNDWDISNVKNMQHIFEDCENFNQPLDKWDTSNVESMEFAFRACGKFNQPLNSWNMSKVTNIEHMFAFTEEFNQPLDKWDTRNVISVMLLFAYARKFDHYESLANWNLDSLQAINIICDDKDMDKLPTRIQVYRQAFFPKADIISITKFNVKEIYELIADDKNKKVVRLKKRLETDFSSELSFVTNDYNFKTIEKAEKYAERNYNAKKYDKKLEFIKNCHVLIKDKSREVNINLIKYIYSEYLSLKKTIKKLEKIDNMVNLLDLKSFVNFTKEIYLKNQDEYITAFVYAMYGGDEALKKISELMYTIESKNLLTMISFNIESRYAQSLLYKIYINSTKSAIRKEVVEMINELLEKMNISYTEFRLRCTANLGFNSKGEKILNEDYKLIVNNDYTLSLFNRKNNKELKKVAQNLDKKLKEEIKELGKEVDKFINHSSHVLSIMLIDGDILSYDLFKEVFIDNYLMNKFSSSLVWNLYDKDNNFITTFMYSNNGNYLNCENKKVKINTDNFISLATPIEMDDKTIDKWRKQLEDNGLLQSINQFTSIKLNKGNLKKEIKKIKNIDASYGAFKAFAKKYEMHSNDADNDTITYTFTANDGDIFTMSAKVDEDIEYDDLINITIDFKKAKKAISNRFVYTFLVFIILDFRLTDLF; from the coding sequence ATGAAAAAATATAAACCAACAACAAAAGAAGAATTAAAAAGATTAGTATTCACTAACAACGGTATAAAACTTGGTGATATTGATACAAGTCTTATTACAGATATGAGCGACCTTTTTAATGAAAGTAAAAGAAAAGATTTTGATGGCATAGAAGAGTGGGATACTTCTAATGTTGAGAATATGTCTTATATGTTTGCATATATGCACTACAATGTTTTGGGACAATATTCAATGACAGAGTTTAATTCTAATTTAAATAATTGGAATGTATCAAAAGTGAAAAACATGATTTATATGTTTGCTGGTTGTACATATTTTAATCAGCCTTTAAATAAATGGGACGTTTCAAATGTGGAAAATATGTCTGGCATGTTTTTTGGTGCTAAAAAGTTTAATCAGCCTTTAAATAATTGGAATGTATCTAAAGTGAAAGATATGAGCGATATGTTTCATAACTGTGAAGCATTTAATAAACCTTTGGACAAATGGGATGTTTCTAATGTTAAAGATATGTCTAATATGTTTAATGTGGCTTTGAAATTTAATCAGAATATAAATAATTGGAATGTATCTAATGTTGAAGATTTATCAAAGACTTTTCGTTATTGTAAAGCTTTTGATCAGCCTCTTAATGATTGGGATATATCTAATGTGAAAAATATGCAACATATATTTGAGGACTGTGAAAATTTTAATCAGCCTTTAGATAAATGGGATACTTCTAATGTTGAAAGTATGGAATTTGCATTTAGAGCATGCGGTAAATTTAATCAGCCTTTAAATAGCTGGAATATGTCTAAAGTAACAAATATAGAGCATATGTTTGCTTTTACAGAAGAATTTAATCAGCCTCTTGATAAATGGGATACAAGAAATGTCATTAGTGTAATGTTGTTGTTTGCCTATGCACGCAAGTTTGATCATTATGAATCTTTAGCAAATTGGAATTTAGACAGTTTACAAGCTATAAATATAATTTGTGATGATAAGGATATGGATAAATTACCTACAAGAATTCAAGTATATAGGCAGGCATTTTTTCCTAAGGCCGATATTATAAGTATAACAAAATTTAATGTTAAAGAAATATATGAGCTTATTGCAGATGATAAAAATAAAAAAGTTGTAAGATTAAAAAAAAGACTTGAAACTGATTTTTCATCAGAGCTTTCATTTGTTACAAACGATTATAATTTCAAAACTATAGAAAAAGCAGAAAAATATGCTGAAAGAAATTACAATGCTAAAAAATATGATAAGAAACTTGAGTTTATAAAAAATTGTCATGTATTAATAAAAGATAAATCAAGAGAAGTAAATATCAATCTTATAAAGTATATATATTCAGAATATTTGTCTTTAAAGAAAACTATTAAAAAATTAGAAAAAATTGATAATATGGTTAATTTGCTTGATTTAAAATCATTTGTGAATTTTACTAAGGAAATTTATTTAAAAAATCAAGATGAATATATTACTGCTTTTGTTTATGCTATGTATGGAGGAGATGAAGCTTTAAAGAAAATATCAGAATTAATGTATACTATTGAATCAAAAAATTTACTTACAATGATAAGCTTCAATATAGAAAGCAGATATGCTCAGAGTTTATTATATAAAATATATATAAATTCAACTAAAAGTGCAATTCGTAAAGAAGTAGTAGAAATGATTAATGAGTTACTTGAAAAAATGAATATTAGCTATACTGAATTTAGATTAAGATGTACAGCTAATTTAGGATTTAATTCTAAAGGTGAAAAAATATTAAATGAAGATTATAAATTAATTGTTAATAATGATTATACTTTAAGTTTATTTAATAGAAAAAATAATAAAGAATTAAAAAAGGTAGCTCAAAATCTTGATAAAAAATTAAAAGAAGAAATAAAAGAATTAGGAAAAGAAGTAGATAAGTTTATTAATCATAGCTCACATGTTTTAAGTATTATGTTAATAGACGGCGATATATTAAGCTATGATTTATTTAAAGAAGTTTTTATTGATAATTATTTAATGAATAAGTTTTCATCTTCTTTAGTATGGAATCTATATGACAAAGATAATAACTTTATAACAACTTTCATGTATTCAAATAATGGAAATTATTTAAACTGTGAAAATAAAAAAGTAAAAATTAATACTGATAATTTTATAAGTTTAGCAACCCCTATAGAAATGGACGATAAAACTATAGATAAATGGAGAAAACAGCTTGAAGATAATGGATTATTACAGTCTATAAATCAATTTACATCTATAAAATTAAATAAAGGTAATCTAAAAAAAGAAATAAAGAAAATAAAAAATATAGATGCAAGCTACGGAGCTTTTAAGGCATTTGCTAAAAAATATGAAATGCATAGCAATGATGCAGATAATGATACTATAACCTATACATTTACAGCAAATGATGGAGATATTTTTACGATGTCTGCAAAAGTTGATGAAGATATTGAATATGATGATTTGATAAATATTACTATTGATTTTAAAAAAGCTAAAAAAGCAATAAGTAATAGATTTGTTTATACTTTTTTAGTATTTATAATTTTGGATTTTAGATTAACAGATTTATTTTAA